GCAGCTTCAGGAGGCTGTCCTATGATGAACGCGGCCGTAGAGGCCGATGACTCGCTGTCTTTTCTAACACCTAAAGTCAAACGCTCTTTTGACCTTTGGAAACAGCGGTTAATTCTAATCCTTGAAGAAGGAGTTGCCAGCGGCGAATTTAAACAGCATATTTCTACCGAAAATTATGCCATTACGTTTATGGCTATGGTTGAAGGCGGAATCCTGCTTTCCAAGATTTCCGGCCGAGCCAAAGATCTTGCCATTGTATTGGATAAAATGAAGGATATGGTGGATCGGGAGATCAAGGCGTAATTTTTTTTACAAAAACAAATACCAATTGGTATATTAATAGATTTATATCAAAAAAAAGAGATGAAAAGAGTAGTAATAACTGGCATGGGAACGATTAACCCGCTGGGAGAAAATATAGACATATTTTGGGACAACATTTTACGGGGCGAGAACCACACAACGCTTATTAGCCGTTTTGATGCCTCGTTGTTTCGAACACAGATTGCAAGTGAAATTAAGCATTTTCAACCCGAAAAATACTTAGATAGAAATGAGATTAAACGAAGTGATCTCTTTACGCAATATGCTTTGTACAGTGCAGCGCAGGCGGTGGAAGATTCGGAACTAGATCTCGATACCATGGATCCATTTGATATCGGTGTAATCTGGGGTGTTGGTCAGGGTGGAATGGAAACTTTCGAAAACGAAGTT
The DNA window shown above is from Sphingobacterium thalpophilum and carries:
- a CDS encoding TetR/AcrR family transcriptional regulator, yielding MSKAEQTRQYIIEKTAPIFNKKGYFATSLSDITTATGLTKGSIYGNFKDKDDLATHVYTYQSKKIAEAVNQQIIQQKTALKKLLSFLDFYKENFKNIAASGGCPMMNAAVEADDSLSFLTPKVKRSFDLWKQRLILILEEGVASGEFKQHISTENYAITFMAMVEGGILLSKISGRAKDLAIVLDKMKDMVDREIKA